Within the bacterium genome, the region ATCAAGACCTCCCTTGACGCCCTCGCCGTCTTCGTGCACAAGGACAATCCAATCAAGGGCATGGGCCTGGACCAGGTGGACGCCATCTTCTCCTCCACGCGCAAGCGCGGCCTTCCCGCCATCACCACCTGGGAGGGTGTCCTGCCCAACCACGCCCTGTCCAGCAAGCCCTTCAGCCTCTACGGCCGCAACAGCGCCTCCGGCACCTACGGCTACTTCAAGGAGCACGCCCTGAACAAGGGCGACTTCCTCAACGTGGTCAAGGAGCAACCGGGCAGCGCCGCCGTGGTGCAGGGCGTGGCCGGCGACAAGGCGGGCATCGGCTACTCCGGCATCGGCTACGCCACCAGCGGCGTGCGCGCCGTGCCCCTGGCCGAGACGGCCAAGGGTCCCTTCCACGAGGCGACTTACGGGAATGTGATCGCCGAAACCTACCCCCTGGCCCGTCCGCTGCTGCTCTACGTGGTGGTCGACCCGGGCAAGCCCATGGACACCCTCACCCGCGAGTTCCTCACCTTCATCCTCAGCAAGGAAGGTCAGGAGATCGTGGTGAAGGACGGCTATCTGCCCCTGCCCGCCGCTGTGGTGAAGCAGGAGCTGGCCAAACTCGGCAACTAAGGGATGTCATCTCGTGACGGGAACTCCTCCGGCCGGCCGCCGGCCGGAGGAGCCTCATCCAGCCTGCGCCGGCGGATCCTGGCCGACCGCCTCGCGGCCTTCCTGA harbors:
- a CDS encoding phosphate ABC transporter substrate-binding protein; protein product: MITRTLSKAITLVAAAALVGSLQAAPVQVDKEIAPYKKVEGIKGNATSIGSDTMNNLMTLWLEAFRKFYPQVTIQIEGKGSSTAPTALIEGTAQFGPMSRPMKNSEIDQFEAKYGFAPTGIKTSLDALAVFVHKDNPIKGMGLDQVDAIFSSTRKRGLPAITTWEGVLPNHALSSKPFSLYGRNSASGTYGYFKEHALNKGDFLNVVKEQPGSAAVVQGVAGDKAGIGYSGIGYATSGVRAVPLAETAKGPFHEATYGNVIAETYPLARPLLLYVVVDPGKPMDTLTREFLTFILSKEGQEIVVKDGYLPLPAAVVKQELAKLGN